Proteins from one Neodiprion fabricii isolate iyNeoFabr1 chromosome 5, iyNeoFabr1.1, whole genome shotgun sequence genomic window:
- the LOC124182734 gene encoding zinc finger Ran-binding domain-containing protein 2 isoform X1, producing the protein MDTKVDDEGHRSINDGDWICPDSQCGNVNFARRNSCNRCGKDRGECPKKKKLGQEIGKAAAEKSRGLFSADDWQCSKCGNVNWARRQQCNMCNAPKFGEVEERTGYGGGYNDRGVVEYKERKDDDDDEYDEFGRRRKKRKLESRTSDEDSKDSFKYVSPPRSKPKEDIKIEELKPEGNKEADNEDEEEEEEEDDDDGDLSKYDLSEWDDFVPTEKTLNCKVTTSRDQRSSHSTFYRNGGERLDSGTSSQ; encoded by the exons ATGGACACTAAAGTCGATGACGAGGGGCATCGGAGTATTAACGATGGTGACTGGATCTGCCCCGACTCCCA GTGTGGCAATGTTAACTTTGCTAGACGCAATTCTTGTAATCGGTGCGGCAAAG ACAGAGGGGAATGtcctaagaaaaaaaagttaggaCAAGAGATCGGCAAAGCTGCTGCGGAGAAAAGCAGGGGCTTGTTTAG TGCGGATGACTGGCAGTGCAGCAAGTGTGGTAATGTGAATTGGGCACGGAGACAGCAGTGCAATATGTGCAATGCTCCGAAATTTGGTGAGGTTGAGGAACGAACTGGGTATGGAGGCGGTTACAATGATCGTGGAGTTGTCGAGTACAAGGAGCGAAaggatgacgatgatgacgaatATGACGAATTTGGAAGGCGGAGGAAAAAGCGAAAACTCGAAAGCAGAACTTCCGACGAGGACTCCAAGGACTCATTTAAATATGTCAGCCCACCCAGAAGCAAACCGAAAGAAGATATCAAAATTGAGGAGCTGAAACCAGAGGGAAACAAAGAGGCTGAT AATgaagatgaggaggaggaagaagaggaggatgaCGATGATGGCGATTTGTCCAAATATGATCTCAGTGAATGGGACGACTTTGTTCCAACCGAAAAAAC GTTAAACTGCAAAGTTACAACCTCGCGAGATCAACGGTCAAG TCATTCAACTTTTTACAGAAACGGTGGTGAAAGACTGGACTCTGGCACATCCAGCCAATAA
- the LOC124182734 gene encoding zinc finger Ran-binding domain-containing protein 2 isoform X5, whose amino-acid sequence MDTKVDDEGHRSINDGDWICPDSQCGNVNFARRNSCNRCGKDRGECPKKKKLGQEIGKAAAEKSRGLFSADDWQCSKCGNVNWARRQQCNMCNAPKFGEVEERTGYGGGYNDRGVVEYKERKDDDDDEYDEFGRRRKKRKLESRTSDEDSKDSFKYVSPPRSKPKEDIKIEELKPEGNKEADNEDEEEEEEEDDDDGDLSKYDLSEWDDFVPTEKT is encoded by the exons ATGGACACTAAAGTCGATGACGAGGGGCATCGGAGTATTAACGATGGTGACTGGATCTGCCCCGACTCCCA GTGTGGCAATGTTAACTTTGCTAGACGCAATTCTTGTAATCGGTGCGGCAAAG ACAGAGGGGAATGtcctaagaaaaaaaagttaggaCAAGAGATCGGCAAAGCTGCTGCGGAGAAAAGCAGGGGCTTGTTTAG TGCGGATGACTGGCAGTGCAGCAAGTGTGGTAATGTGAATTGGGCACGGAGACAGCAGTGCAATATGTGCAATGCTCCGAAATTTGGTGAGGTTGAGGAACGAACTGGGTATGGAGGCGGTTACAATGATCGTGGAGTTGTCGAGTACAAGGAGCGAAaggatgacgatgatgacgaatATGACGAATTTGGAAGGCGGAGGAAAAAGCGAAAACTCGAAAGCAGAACTTCCGACGAGGACTCCAAGGACTCATTTAAATATGTCAGCCCACCCAGAAGCAAACCGAAAGAAGATATCAAAATTGAGGAGCTGAAACCAGAGGGAAACAAAGAGGCTGAT AATgaagatgaggaggaggaagaagaggaggatgaCGATGATGGCGATTTGTCCAAATATGATCTCAGTGAATGGGACGACTTTGTTCCAACCGAAAAAAC aTGA
- the LOC124182734 gene encoding zinc finger Ran-binding domain-containing protein 2 isoform X2 yields MDTKVDDEGHRSINDGDWICPDSQCGNVNFARRNSCNRCGKDRGECPKKKKLGQEIGKAAAEKSRGLFSADDWQCSKCGNVNWARRQQCNMCNAPKFGEVEERTGYGGGYNDRGVVEYKERKDDDDDEYDEFGRRRKKRKLESRTSDEDSKDSFKYVSPPRSKPKEDIKIEELKPEGNKEADNEDEEEEEEEDDDDGDLSKYDLSEWDDFVPTEKTLNCKVTTSRDQRSRNGGERLDSGTSSQ; encoded by the exons ATGGACACTAAAGTCGATGACGAGGGGCATCGGAGTATTAACGATGGTGACTGGATCTGCCCCGACTCCCA GTGTGGCAATGTTAACTTTGCTAGACGCAATTCTTGTAATCGGTGCGGCAAAG ACAGAGGGGAATGtcctaagaaaaaaaagttaggaCAAGAGATCGGCAAAGCTGCTGCGGAGAAAAGCAGGGGCTTGTTTAG TGCGGATGACTGGCAGTGCAGCAAGTGTGGTAATGTGAATTGGGCACGGAGACAGCAGTGCAATATGTGCAATGCTCCGAAATTTGGTGAGGTTGAGGAACGAACTGGGTATGGAGGCGGTTACAATGATCGTGGAGTTGTCGAGTACAAGGAGCGAAaggatgacgatgatgacgaatATGACGAATTTGGAAGGCGGAGGAAAAAGCGAAAACTCGAAAGCAGAACTTCCGACGAGGACTCCAAGGACTCATTTAAATATGTCAGCCCACCCAGAAGCAAACCGAAAGAAGATATCAAAATTGAGGAGCTGAAACCAGAGGGAAACAAAGAGGCTGAT AATgaagatgaggaggaggaagaagaggaggatgaCGATGATGGCGATTTGTCCAAATATGATCTCAGTGAATGGGACGACTTTGTTCCAACCGAAAAAAC GTTAAACTGCAAAGTTACAACCTCGCGAGATCAACGGTCAAG AAACGGTGGTGAAAGACTGGACTCTGGCACATCCAGCCAATAA
- the LOC124182734 gene encoding zinc finger Ran-binding domain-containing protein 2 isoform X6, giving the protein MDTKVDDEGHRSINDGDWICPDSQCGNVNFARRNSCNRCGKDRGECPKKKKLGQEIGKAAAEKSRGLFSADDWQCSKCGNVNWARRQQCNMCNAPKFGEVEERTGYGGGYNDRGVVEYKERKDDDDDEYDEFGRRRKKRKLESRTSDEDSKDSFKYVSPPRSKPKEDIKIEELKPEGNKEADVISEKLCLESQIPYHLS; this is encoded by the exons ATGGACACTAAAGTCGATGACGAGGGGCATCGGAGTATTAACGATGGTGACTGGATCTGCCCCGACTCCCA GTGTGGCAATGTTAACTTTGCTAGACGCAATTCTTGTAATCGGTGCGGCAAAG ACAGAGGGGAATGtcctaagaaaaaaaagttaggaCAAGAGATCGGCAAAGCTGCTGCGGAGAAAAGCAGGGGCTTGTTTAG TGCGGATGACTGGCAGTGCAGCAAGTGTGGTAATGTGAATTGGGCACGGAGACAGCAGTGCAATATGTGCAATGCTCCGAAATTTGGTGAGGTTGAGGAACGAACTGGGTATGGAGGCGGTTACAATGATCGTGGAGTTGTCGAGTACAAGGAGCGAAaggatgacgatgatgacgaatATGACGAATTTGGAAGGCGGAGGAAAAAGCGAAAACTCGAAAGCAGAACTTCCGACGAGGACTCCAAGGACTCATTTAAATATGTCAGCCCACCCAGAAGCAAACCGAAAGAAGATATCAAAATTGAGGAGCTGAAACCAGAGGGAAACAAAGAGGCTGATGTAATAAGTGAAAAGCTTTGTCTGGAGAGTCAAATCCCTTACCATTTGTCTTAA
- the LOC124182734 gene encoding zinc finger Ran-binding domain-containing protein 2 isoform X3 — MDTKVDDEGHRSINDGDWICPDSQCGNVNFARRNSCNRCGKDRGECPKKKKLGQEIGKAAAEKSRGLFSADDWQCSKCGNVNWARRQQCNMCNAPKFGEVEERTGYGGGYNDRGVVEYKERKDDDDDEYDEFGRRRKKRKLESRTSDEDSKDSFKYVSPPRSKPKEDIKIEELKPEGNKEADNEDEEEEEEEDDDDGDLSKYDLSEWDDFVPTEKTLNCKVTTSRDQRSR; from the exons ATGGACACTAAAGTCGATGACGAGGGGCATCGGAGTATTAACGATGGTGACTGGATCTGCCCCGACTCCCA GTGTGGCAATGTTAACTTTGCTAGACGCAATTCTTGTAATCGGTGCGGCAAAG ACAGAGGGGAATGtcctaagaaaaaaaagttaggaCAAGAGATCGGCAAAGCTGCTGCGGAGAAAAGCAGGGGCTTGTTTAG TGCGGATGACTGGCAGTGCAGCAAGTGTGGTAATGTGAATTGGGCACGGAGACAGCAGTGCAATATGTGCAATGCTCCGAAATTTGGTGAGGTTGAGGAACGAACTGGGTATGGAGGCGGTTACAATGATCGTGGAGTTGTCGAGTACAAGGAGCGAAaggatgacgatgatgacgaatATGACGAATTTGGAAGGCGGAGGAAAAAGCGAAAACTCGAAAGCAGAACTTCCGACGAGGACTCCAAGGACTCATTTAAATATGTCAGCCCACCCAGAAGCAAACCGAAAGAAGATATCAAAATTGAGGAGCTGAAACCAGAGGGAAACAAAGAGGCTGAT AATgaagatgaggaggaggaagaagaggaggatgaCGATGATGGCGATTTGTCCAAATATGATCTCAGTGAATGGGACGACTTTGTTCCAACCGAAAAAAC GTTAAACTGCAAAGTTACAACCTCGCGAGATCAACGGTCAAGGTAA
- the LOC124182734 gene encoding zinc finger Ran-binding domain-containing protein 2 isoform X4 codes for MDTKVDDEGHRSINDGDWICPDSQCGNVNFARRNSCNRCGKDRGECPKKKKLGQEIGKAAAEKSRGLFSADDWQCSKCGNVNWARRQQCNMCNAPKFGEVEERTGYGGGYNDRGVVEYKERKDDDDDEYDEFGRRRKKRKLESRTSDEDSKDSFKYVSPPRSKPKEDIKIEELKPEGNKEADNEDEEEEEEEDDDDGDLSKYDLSEWDDFVPTEKTLNCKVTTSRDQRSR; via the exons ATGGACACTAAAGTCGATGACGAGGGGCATCGGAGTATTAACGATGGTGACTGGATCTGCCCCGACTCCCA GTGTGGCAATGTTAACTTTGCTAGACGCAATTCTTGTAATCGGTGCGGCAAAG ACAGAGGGGAATGtcctaagaaaaaaaagttaggaCAAGAGATCGGCAAAGCTGCTGCGGAGAAAAGCAGGGGCTTGTTTAG TGCGGATGACTGGCAGTGCAGCAAGTGTGGTAATGTGAATTGGGCACGGAGACAGCAGTGCAATATGTGCAATGCTCCGAAATTTGGTGAGGTTGAGGAACGAACTGGGTATGGAGGCGGTTACAATGATCGTGGAGTTGTCGAGTACAAGGAGCGAAaggatgacgatgatgacgaatATGACGAATTTGGAAGGCGGAGGAAAAAGCGAAAACTCGAAAGCAGAACTTCCGACGAGGACTCCAAGGACTCATTTAAATATGTCAGCCCACCCAGAAGCAAACCGAAAGAAGATATCAAAATTGAGGAGCTGAAACCAGAGGGAAACAAAGAGGCTGAT AATgaagatgaggaggaggaagaagaggaggatgaCGATGATGGCGATTTGTCCAAATATGATCTCAGTGAATGGGACGACTTTGTTCCAACCGAAAAAAC GTTAAACTGCAAAGTTACAACCTCGCGAGATCAACGGTCAAG aTGA
- the LOC124182736 gene encoding protein BCL9 homolog, which translates to MKTEKKSSEATCVTTTVVKEEPDTDSVKIKEESGVAGTGNNENTIREESTECQRDSNIDPNHTDGTMSQENQNSTNNQSILGSVKQENEQNHPGDDLQNDCAASVGLSSDGIQPLVSNVLAKQMGTGTGGGDAQYMQQQSQIFVFSTMLANKGAEAVLQGQFPSIIAYHCAQPGTKKYLEKHPSKVNQFRPNPAQWLNNLAMMKQKGQQGGPNSAFPTEQPPDLPALEPNAPPFWNEQSTIRNLNGSSSMGNPDSSLDDNNIDVPCLVPNSPNNPGNSQPPTSTALGHSPSLLGAPNSPGSSGLQPSLQGVKVPDENLTPQQRLHREEQLATIRKMHMMLFPERKDEGPAAGSLDPTQGPPQAPAQGAGNVSSGPLAGPPAVDWHKLQHHFFDGKNKVGVGSPNTATLRGAGIGPTPRGQGPPPPYHQTTRSASVPIAIQSPNPSSPNNPTSNLSLPSPRASSALNSPADCNRQFQLGNNVQRSGHLTGQSPTSQDSPNPGAGPPTGAPGPRLNHSNPGTPISHSHLTTLSPNGATTQKDPLDFPSSQPSTTMDGMFCRTLQSLAQQKQQHGTAVNASGVKEANLMPVPSPQQIQYLNTFEGQELTIQKQPNTSLKDTNLPTSTSNSNNDVQNRMIPGNMESSSQFPTRSEGASPSMDGVNRGFTGPLHSPHTPGTATPHTPVDTMKNGNKTSATTTTSAQNSPAPHNTNISDSMGPPRTVPASPNTKVDTSPPSGKEQQQQQQQQQQQQQQQQQQQQQQQQQQQQQQQQQHQHSGNSGPPLGPGFPCSRPSVNVNQPADNVPLNPNNIGGRLGSLGGMSTNHFDPITSLAQMSQQLTNTAASNALGGGPDGPMHSGNTGMMPFNPHGMQHMMQMGEMNGCHMPGPGSEPGDVGGLCMGLGGPPASYSPTPHTGSPGISNKMGNPMMSHPMMHPGPYPNDGHGPPRHMGHGPGPSPYNGANVQVKPSAPNTIQYLPARPNVGHAPRGPPSLDFLQRFTNPLSNLESKMSTPSVNLQYFPNGCVPNNMGPHAGMSNVMGGLPGMGGPPRMDGQPMNNSVGVHPSMRPVGNMRPQPNIMRMQHMVGGGVFPGSMMDPDKVFPPEMVPQVQNQPNPGMYVPGSKGSPMGLGPPDASQPLPPSMGGATSNFKSSPFVGGGPSMSDPNYAQQFHNFQQQLYATGTRGSGPPHPNLHPPPNSHSHQQFFMPK; encoded by the exons atgaaaacggagaaaaaatCGAGCGAAGCAACGTGCGTTACGACCACCGTCGTCAAGGAGGAACCTGATACAGATTCGGTTAAAATAAAGGAGGAGTCCGGGGTAGCAGGAACTGGCAATAATGAGAACACCATCAGGGAGGAATCGACGGAATGCCAAAGGGATTCAAACATCGATCCCAATCACACGGATGGCACTATGTCtcaagaaaatcaaaatagtACTAATAATCAATCCATACTTGGCTCTGTAAAACAGGAAAATGAACAGAACCATCCTGGCGATGATCTGCAAAATG ACTGTGCAGCAAGCGTTGGACTCTCGTCTGACGGAATTCAACCCCTAGTGAGCAATGTGCTTGCCAAGCAAATGGGCACTGGCACAGGCGGAGGGGATGCTCAGTACATGCAACAGCAGAGCCAgatatttgtattttctaCTATGCTGGCAAATAAAGGCGCAGAAGCGGTTTTGCAGGGACAATTCCCATCGATAATTGCTTATCATTGCGCACAGCCAGGCACCAAGAAGTATCTGGAG AAACACCCTAGTAAGGTGAACCAGTTCAGACCAAACCCTGCCCAGTGGTTGAATAATCTAGCGATGATGAAGCAGAAAGGCCAACAGGGCGGGCCGAATAGTGCTTTTCCCACCGAGCAGCCGCCGGACCTTCCTGCACTTGAACCTAATGCGCCTCCGTTTTGGAATGAGCAAAGTACAATCAGAAACTTGAATGGCAGTAGCTCAATGGGCAACCCAGACTCCTCCCTCGACGATAACAATATCGATGTGCCTTGCCTTGTGCCGAACTCCCCTAACAACCCAG GTAATTCTCAGCCACCAACTAGCACCGCATTGGGCCACAGCCCAAGCCTCCTGGGGGCACCGAACAGTCCTGGTTCCTCAGGTCTGCAGCCTTCTCTGCAGGGTGTCAAGGTACCTGACGAGAATTTGACCCCTCAGCAACGTCTGCACCGTGAAGAGCAGCTTGCCACTATAAGAAAAATGCATATGATGCTTTTCCCCGAGCGCAAAGACGAAGGCCCTGCTGCTGGCAGCTTGGACCCTACCCAAGGGCCTCCTCAGGCACCTGCACAAGGCGCGGGGAATGTTTCTAGCGGCCCTTTAGCAGGCCCGCCTGCCGTTGACTGGCACAAATTGCAACACCACTTTTTTGACGGCAAAAATAAG GTAGGGGTAGGCAGTCCTAACACTGCAACTTTGAGAGGGGCAGGCATCGGACCGACACCACGTGGCCAGGGACCTCCGCCTCCTTATCACCAGACAACGAGGTCGGCGAGCGTGCCAATTGCCATACAGAGCCCAAACCCATCGTCGCCCAACAATCCAACTAGCAACTTGTCTCTTCCTTCGCCACGTGCTAGTTCGGCCCTGAATTCCCCGGCAGATTGCAACAGGCAGTTTCAACTTGGAAACAATGTACAAAGATCTGGACATCTCACTGGCCAGAGTCCTACGAGTCAGGATTCTCCCAATCCTGGAGCTGGCCCTCCCACTGGAGCACCAGGGCCTAGACTGAACCACAGCAACCCAGGGACCCCCATCTCACATTCACACCTTACTACCCTCAGTCCTAATGGAGCCACAACTCAAAAGGACCCCCTTGACTTTCCATCTAGTCAACCATCTACCA caATGGATGGTATGTTTTGCCGAACGTTGCAATCGCTGGCACAGCAGAAACAGCAACATGGTACAGCGGTGAACGCGAGCGGTGTCAAAGAGGCAAATCTTATGCCAGTACCCAGTCCTCAACAAATTCAATATCTTAACACCTTTGAGGGGCAGGAACTCACGATACAAAAACAGCCAAACACCAGTCTCAAAGACACGAATTTGCCAAC gAGTACGAGCAATAGCAATAATGATGTGCAAAACAGAATGATACCTGGAAATATGGAGAGCAGTAGTCAGTTCCCAACTAGATCGGAAGGTGCAAGTCCCTCGATGGATGGGGTTAACAGGGGGTTCACGGGGCCGTTGCATAGCCCGCATACACCGGGTACTGCAACACCGCACACGCCGGTTGACACTATGAAAAATGGGAATAAAACTAGCGCAACTACGACTACAAGTGCGCAAAACAGTCCGGCTCCTCACAATACCAACATTTCGGACAGCATGGGACCCCCCAGGACGGTGCCTGCGTCACCGAACACTAAAGTAGACACTTCTCCACCATCTGGCAaagagcagcagcagcagcagcagcagcagcaacagcaacaacagcagcagcaacaacaacaacaacaacaacaacaacaacaacaacaacaacaacaacaacagcaccagca TTCAGGGAATAGCGGTCCGCCTCTGGGGCCAGGATTTCCATGTAGTAGGCCGTCAGTGAACGTGAATCAACCCGCGGATAACGTTCCGTTAAATCCGAACAACATCGGCGGTAGATTAGGCAGTCTTGGAGGAATGAGTACGAATCATTTTGACCCGATAACGTCGCTAGCTCAGATGAGCCAGCAGCTGACCAACACTGCGGCTAGTAACGCTTTAGGCGGTGGTCCGGATGGTCCTATGCACTCTGGAAACACGGGGATGATGCCGTTCAATCCACACGGTATGCAGCACATGATGCAGATGGGAGAGATGAACGGGTGCCACATGCCAGGGCCTGGCAGTGAGCCTGGTGACGTCGGGGGACTCTGCATGGGACTCGGCGGACCGCCTGCCAGTTATAGTCCCACTCCTCATACCGGTAGTCCGGGTATTAGCAACAAAATGGGAAACCCGATGATGTCACACCCCATGATGCACCCTGGTCCTTATCCCAACGACGGCCACGGCCCTCCGAGACACATGGGACATGGTCCTGGCCCTAGTCCTTACAACGGAGCTAATGTTCAG GTAAAACCCAGCGCTCCGAATACCATCCAGTACCTTCCAGCGCGGCCAAACGTTGGGCACGCGCCACGAGGACCACCGAGCCTCGATTTCCTTCAGAGGTTTACAAATCCGTTATCAAATCTTGAGTCGAAGATGTCTACACCGTCTGTGAACCTTCAGTATTTTCCGAATGGATGCGTTCCCAATAATATGGGACCACATGCGGGAATGTCAAACGTGATGGGAGGGTTGCCGGGTATGGGAGGACCTCCGCGAATGGACGGACAACCAATGAACAATTCTGTTGGTGTTCATCCCTCTATGAGACCTGTAGGGAATATGAGACCACAGCCGAATATTATGCGGATGCAGCATATGGTCGGCGGTGGCGTTTTTCCCGGTAGCATGATGGATCCAGACAAAGTCTTCCCGCCAGAAATGGTTCCTCAGGTACAAAATCAGCCAAACCCTGGCATGTACGTCCCTGGGAGCAAGGGAAGTCCCATGGGCCTCGGCCCTCCCGACGCCTCGCAGCCCTTGCCGCCGAGCATGGGAGGCGCGACCAGCAATTTCAAAAGCAGCCCGTTTGTCGGCGGCGGACCCAGCATGTCAGACCCGAACTATGCTCAGCAGTTTCACAACTTTCAACAGCAGCTTTATGCGACAGGAACGAGGGGCAGCGGACCTCCACATCCCAATCTTCACCCACCGCCAAACTCCCACTCACATCAGCAGTTCTTTATGCCCAAGTAG